A window of Synchiropus splendidus isolate RoL2022-P1 chromosome 9, RoL_Sspl_1.0, whole genome shotgun sequence contains these coding sequences:
- the fbxo11a gene encoding F-box only protein 11a isoform X1: MNSVRASNVSRRPRRVSRPRPVQPERNHQERDEDVAADMVAEESGPGAQNSPYQLRRKSLPKRTVCPTKANMEGASTSTTENFGHRPKRPRVSGKCQDLPAAPAEQYLQEKLPDEVVLKIFSYLLEQDLCRAACVCKRFSELANDPILWKRLYMEVFEYTRPMMHPEAGKFYQINPEEYDQPNPWKESFQQLYKGAHVKPGFAEHFYSNPARYKGRDNMFYYDTIEDALGGGQEPHFDGLIFVHTGIYTDEWIYIESPITMIGAAPGKVTEKVIIENTRDSTFVFMEGSEDAYVGYMTIRFNPDDKSAQHHNAHHCLEITVNCSPIIDHCVIRSTCTVGSAVCVSGQGACPTIKHCIISDCENVGLYITDHAQGIYEDNEISNNALAGIWVKNHGNPIIRRNHIHHGRDVGVFTFDHGMGYFESCNIHRNRIAGFEVKAYANPTVVRCEIHHGQTGGIYVHEKGRGQFIENKIYANNFAGVWITSNSDPTIRGNAIFNGNQGGVYIFGDGRGLIEGNDIYGNALAGIQIRTNSCPIVRHNKIHDGQHGGIYVHEKGQGVIEENEVYSNTLAGVWVTTGSTPVLRRNRIHSGKQVGVYFYDNGHGVLEDNDIYNHMYSGVQIRTGSNPKIRRNKIWGGQNGGILVYNSGLGFIEDNEIFDNAMAGVWIKTDSNPTLRRNKIHDGRDGGICIFNGGRGLLEENDIFRNAQAGVLISTNSHPVLRKNRIFDGFAAGIEITNHATATLEGNQIFNNRFGGLFLASGVNVTMKDNKILNNQDAIEKAVSRGQCLYKISSYTSYPMHDFYRCHTCNTTDRNAICVNCIKKCHQGHDVEFIRHDRFFCDCGAGTLSNPCTLAGEPTHDTDTLYDSAPPIESNTLQHN, encoded by the exons ATGAACTCCGTCAGAGCAAGCAACGTTAGCAGAAGACCAAGGCGAGTATCAAGGCCGCGCCCGGTGCAGCCGGAGAGGAACCACCAGGAAAGAG ATGAGGACGTTGCTGCAGATATGGTCGCAGAAGAATCTGGTCCAGGAGCTCAGAACAGTCCATACCAGCTTAGAAGAAAGTCTCTGCCAAAGAGAACAGTGTGTCCGACAAAGGCCAATATGGAG GGTGCTTCCACTTCGACAACAGAAAATTTTGGACACCGACCTAAACGTCCCAGAGTTTCTGGAAAATGTCAAGATTTACCAG cagctccagcagaacAGTACCTGCAGGAGAAGCTTCCCGATGAGGTTGTGTTGAAGATCTTTTCATATTTACTGGAGCAGGACTTGTGCcgtgctgcatgtgtgtgcaagCGCTTCAGTGAGCTAGCCAATGATCCCATACTCTG gAAGAGGCTCTATATGGAAGTTTTTGAATACACACGCCCCATGATGCACCCTGAAGCTGGAAAGTTTTACCAGATAAATCCAGAAGAATATGACCAGCCGAATCCTTGGAAGGAGAGTTTTCAGCAGCTG TATAAAGGTGCACATGTCAAACCGGGCTTTGCCGAACATTTCTATAGTAATCCTGCCAGATACAAAGGAAGAGACAACATGTTT TACTATGACACCATTGAGGATGCCCTTGGTGGCGGTCAGGAGCCCCACTTCGACGGCCTCATATTCGTCCACACTGGTATTTACACAGATGAATGGATCTACATCGAGTCGCCCATCACAATGATCGGTGCCG CTCCAGGAAAAGTCACAGAGAAGGTCATCATCGAGAACACCAGAGACTCCACATTTGTATTCATGGAAGGCTCAGAAGATGCTTACGTTGGATACATGACAATAAGG TTCAATCCAGATGATAAATCAGCGCAGCACCACAATGCACATCACTGCTTGGAGATTACAGTCAATTGCAGTCCCATAATCGACCACTGTGTCATACGTAGCACGTGCACAG TGGGGTCGGCGGTGTGTGTCAGCGGCCAGGGTGCCTGTCCTACTATCAAGCACTGCATCATCAGTGACTGTGAAAATGTTGGTCTTTACATCACTGACCACGCACAG GGGATATATGAGGACAATGAGATCTCGAACAATGCTCTGGCTGGCATCTGGGTGAAAAATCACGGCAACCCAATCATCAGGAGGAATCACATCCACCATGGCAGAGATGTAGGAGTTTTTACGTTTGACCACGGCATG GGTTACTTTGAGAGCTGCAACATCCATAGGAACCGCATTGCTGGCTTCGAGGTGAAGGCCTACGCCAACCCCACGGTGGTCCGCTGTGAGATCCATCACGGCCAGACGGGTGGCATTTACGTTCACGAGAAGGGCCGTGGCCAGTTCATCGAGAACAAGATCTATGCAAACAACTTTGCTGGTGTGTGGATCACCTCGAACAGTGACCCCACAATAAG GGGGAACGCCATCTTTAATGGCAACCAGGGTGGAGTCTACATTTTTGGGGACGGCAGGGGTCTCATAGAAGGGAACGACATCTACGGGAATGCGTTAGCAGGGATCCAGATCCGAACGAACAGTTGTCCCATCGTCAGACACAACAAGATCCACGATGGGCAACACGGAGGAATCTATGTG CATGAGAAAGGACAAGGCGTCATCGAGGAGAACGAGGTTTACAGCAACACGTTGGCTGGAGTTTGGGTGACGACCGGCAGCACTCCGGTGCTGAGGAGGAACCGGATACACAGCGGGAAGCAG GTTGGGGTCTACTTTTATGACAACGGCCATGGAGTGCTGGAAGACAATGACATCTACAATCATATGTATTCTGGAGTACAGATAAG AACTGGCAGCAATCCCAAGATCAGGCGCAACAAGATCTGGGGGGGTCAGAACGGCGGCATTTTGGTCTACAACTCAG GCTTGGGCTTCATCGAGGACAATGAGATCTTCGACAACGCCATGGCCGGAGTGTGGATCAAAACCGACAGCAATCCCACGTTGCGAAGGAATAAAATCCACGACGGAAGAGACGGAGGGATCTGTATATTTAACGGTGGAAGAG GTTTGCTCGAGGAAAACGATATTTTCCGAAATGCCCAGGCAGGAGTTCTCATCAGCACCAACAGTCATCCAGTCTTGAGGAAAAACAGGATATTTGATGGCTTCGCTGCAG gcATCGAGATCACAAACCACGCCACGGCAACTTTAGAGGGCAATCAGATATTCAACAATCGCTTTGGAGGGCTGTTCCTGGCGTCCGGCGTCAACGTTACGATGAAAG ATAACAAAATACTGAACAATCAAGATGCCATTGAGAAGGCTGTGAGCAGAGGTCAGTGCCTGTACAAGATTTCAAGTTACACCAGCTACCCAATGCACGATTTTTACAG GTGTCACACCTGCAACACAACGGACCGCAACGCCATCTGCGTGAACTGCATCAAGAAGTGCCACCAAGGACACGACGTGGAGTTCATCAGACACGATAG GTTCTTCTGCGACTGTGGCGCCGGCACGCTGTCAAACCCTTGCACGTTAGCTGGAGAGCCGACTCACGACACCGACACACTGTACGACTCGGCTCCTCCCATCGAGTCCAACACGCTGCAGCACAACTGA
- the fbxo11a gene encoding F-box only protein 11a isoform X2 yields the protein MNSVRASNVSRRPRRVSRPRPVQPERNHQERDEDVAADMVAEESGPGAQNSPYQLRRKSLPKRTVCPTKANMEGASTSTTENFGHRPKRPRVSGKCQDLPAPAEQYLQEKLPDEVVLKIFSYLLEQDLCRAACVCKRFSELANDPILWKRLYMEVFEYTRPMMHPEAGKFYQINPEEYDQPNPWKESFQQLYKGAHVKPGFAEHFYSNPARYKGRDNMFYYDTIEDALGGGQEPHFDGLIFVHTGIYTDEWIYIESPITMIGAAPGKVTEKVIIENTRDSTFVFMEGSEDAYVGYMTIRFNPDDKSAQHHNAHHCLEITVNCSPIIDHCVIRSTCTVGSAVCVSGQGACPTIKHCIISDCENVGLYITDHAQGIYEDNEISNNALAGIWVKNHGNPIIRRNHIHHGRDVGVFTFDHGMGYFESCNIHRNRIAGFEVKAYANPTVVRCEIHHGQTGGIYVHEKGRGQFIENKIYANNFAGVWITSNSDPTIRGNAIFNGNQGGVYIFGDGRGLIEGNDIYGNALAGIQIRTNSCPIVRHNKIHDGQHGGIYVHEKGQGVIEENEVYSNTLAGVWVTTGSTPVLRRNRIHSGKQVGVYFYDNGHGVLEDNDIYNHMYSGVQIRTGSNPKIRRNKIWGGQNGGILVYNSGLGFIEDNEIFDNAMAGVWIKTDSNPTLRRNKIHDGRDGGICIFNGGRGLLEENDIFRNAQAGVLISTNSHPVLRKNRIFDGFAAGIEITNHATATLEGNQIFNNRFGGLFLASGVNVTMKDNKILNNQDAIEKAVSRGQCLYKISSYTSYPMHDFYRCHTCNTTDRNAICVNCIKKCHQGHDVEFIRHDRFFCDCGAGTLSNPCTLAGEPTHDTDTLYDSAPPIESNTLQHN from the exons ATGAACTCCGTCAGAGCAAGCAACGTTAGCAGAAGACCAAGGCGAGTATCAAGGCCGCGCCCGGTGCAGCCGGAGAGGAACCACCAGGAAAGAG ATGAGGACGTTGCTGCAGATATGGTCGCAGAAGAATCTGGTCCAGGAGCTCAGAACAGTCCATACCAGCTTAGAAGAAAGTCTCTGCCAAAGAGAACAGTGTGTCCGACAAAGGCCAATATGGAG GGTGCTTCCACTTCGACAACAGAAAATTTTGGACACCGACCTAAACGTCCCAGAGTTTCTGGAAAATGTCAAGATTTACCAG ctccagcagaacAGTACCTGCAGGAGAAGCTTCCCGATGAGGTTGTGTTGAAGATCTTTTCATATTTACTGGAGCAGGACTTGTGCcgtgctgcatgtgtgtgcaagCGCTTCAGTGAGCTAGCCAATGATCCCATACTCTG gAAGAGGCTCTATATGGAAGTTTTTGAATACACACGCCCCATGATGCACCCTGAAGCTGGAAAGTTTTACCAGATAAATCCAGAAGAATATGACCAGCCGAATCCTTGGAAGGAGAGTTTTCAGCAGCTG TATAAAGGTGCACATGTCAAACCGGGCTTTGCCGAACATTTCTATAGTAATCCTGCCAGATACAAAGGAAGAGACAACATGTTT TACTATGACACCATTGAGGATGCCCTTGGTGGCGGTCAGGAGCCCCACTTCGACGGCCTCATATTCGTCCACACTGGTATTTACACAGATGAATGGATCTACATCGAGTCGCCCATCACAATGATCGGTGCCG CTCCAGGAAAAGTCACAGAGAAGGTCATCATCGAGAACACCAGAGACTCCACATTTGTATTCATGGAAGGCTCAGAAGATGCTTACGTTGGATACATGACAATAAGG TTCAATCCAGATGATAAATCAGCGCAGCACCACAATGCACATCACTGCTTGGAGATTACAGTCAATTGCAGTCCCATAATCGACCACTGTGTCATACGTAGCACGTGCACAG TGGGGTCGGCGGTGTGTGTCAGCGGCCAGGGTGCCTGTCCTACTATCAAGCACTGCATCATCAGTGACTGTGAAAATGTTGGTCTTTACATCACTGACCACGCACAG GGGATATATGAGGACAATGAGATCTCGAACAATGCTCTGGCTGGCATCTGGGTGAAAAATCACGGCAACCCAATCATCAGGAGGAATCACATCCACCATGGCAGAGATGTAGGAGTTTTTACGTTTGACCACGGCATG GGTTACTTTGAGAGCTGCAACATCCATAGGAACCGCATTGCTGGCTTCGAGGTGAAGGCCTACGCCAACCCCACGGTGGTCCGCTGTGAGATCCATCACGGCCAGACGGGTGGCATTTACGTTCACGAGAAGGGCCGTGGCCAGTTCATCGAGAACAAGATCTATGCAAACAACTTTGCTGGTGTGTGGATCACCTCGAACAGTGACCCCACAATAAG GGGGAACGCCATCTTTAATGGCAACCAGGGTGGAGTCTACATTTTTGGGGACGGCAGGGGTCTCATAGAAGGGAACGACATCTACGGGAATGCGTTAGCAGGGATCCAGATCCGAACGAACAGTTGTCCCATCGTCAGACACAACAAGATCCACGATGGGCAACACGGAGGAATCTATGTG CATGAGAAAGGACAAGGCGTCATCGAGGAGAACGAGGTTTACAGCAACACGTTGGCTGGAGTTTGGGTGACGACCGGCAGCACTCCGGTGCTGAGGAGGAACCGGATACACAGCGGGAAGCAG GTTGGGGTCTACTTTTATGACAACGGCCATGGAGTGCTGGAAGACAATGACATCTACAATCATATGTATTCTGGAGTACAGATAAG AACTGGCAGCAATCCCAAGATCAGGCGCAACAAGATCTGGGGGGGTCAGAACGGCGGCATTTTGGTCTACAACTCAG GCTTGGGCTTCATCGAGGACAATGAGATCTTCGACAACGCCATGGCCGGAGTGTGGATCAAAACCGACAGCAATCCCACGTTGCGAAGGAATAAAATCCACGACGGAAGAGACGGAGGGATCTGTATATTTAACGGTGGAAGAG GTTTGCTCGAGGAAAACGATATTTTCCGAAATGCCCAGGCAGGAGTTCTCATCAGCACCAACAGTCATCCAGTCTTGAGGAAAAACAGGATATTTGATGGCTTCGCTGCAG gcATCGAGATCACAAACCACGCCACGGCAACTTTAGAGGGCAATCAGATATTCAACAATCGCTTTGGAGGGCTGTTCCTGGCGTCCGGCGTCAACGTTACGATGAAAG ATAACAAAATACTGAACAATCAAGATGCCATTGAGAAGGCTGTGAGCAGAGGTCAGTGCCTGTACAAGATTTCAAGTTACACCAGCTACCCAATGCACGATTTTTACAG GTGTCACACCTGCAACACAACGGACCGCAACGCCATCTGCGTGAACTGCATCAAGAAGTGCCACCAAGGACACGACGTGGAGTTCATCAGACACGATAG GTTCTTCTGCGACTGTGGCGCCGGCACGCTGTCAAACCCTTGCACGTTAGCTGGAGAGCCGACTCACGACACCGACACACTGTACGACTCGGCTCCTCCCATCGAGTCCAACACGCTGCAGCACAACTGA
- the msh6 gene encoding DNA mismatch repair protein Msh6, with protein sequence MSKQRSLFSFFAKSPPPVAKPKPSPSPVEADPVGKSSSSPQEEAKQTPHHIAKKPKAKSGAKSLKAGYKKLFGDKAPTATDKNDSSTSCSFSAGALVWAKLEGHPWWPCMVVPQPLSGQQMRGRGSSQRIHVHFFDEPPTRGWVSTKFVRDYQGSDSSDAKAGGVFFSAKPVIRRAMELADAVLFESTESRLKMPLSTEPSDDEDEYEEDMELDKSTFTDDDDEEVSDVDQEKTEEVKASKGNQRTTRANGNKAKRRRIIVASDSDGSDDEFKPDQAASSSEDEGEEETVVSEEEEEGTPESEADSPVKPLKRKRPAPKSSQAKEKKPSAPALTPSVTPKRTTASLASDTKSRLSTFSAPDHFESQANSPGSGGGATVWDHEKLDWLQESRRKDGQRRRMSEDNYDPTTLYVPDDFMNRNTPGMRRWWQLKSEMFDTVIFYKVGKFYELYHMDAVIGVNELGLTFMKGTWAHSGFPEIGFARFSDVLVQKGYKVARVEQTETPEMMEARCKTMFKPTKFDRVVRREVCRIITRGTQTYSILDGAPSENQSKFLLSLKEKAEDDGSGSCRVYGVCFIDTSVGCFHVGQFPDDRHCSRLRTLVAHFAPAEVLFEKGNPSVETRKILKASLSSARHEGLSPGSQFWDAQKTLKTLAEEDYFREAADKDQKNGGSFLPDLLKRMTSESDSLCLTPKDGYELALSAFGGCIFYLKKCLVDQELLSMANFEEYVPVDVEMEKASGPVSFFSRTRQRMVLDGVTLANLEIFQNGCGGTEGTLLEQLDTCTTPFGKRLLKQWLCAPLCNPTSIKDRLDAVEDLMGAAAQASEVTDLLKKLPDLERLLSKIHSIGTPLKGEDHPDTRAVLYEEVTYSKRKIADFLAALEGFQTMQEIIGVLGPLSGGFRSTLLRQVVNLSGVENGLFPDLAAELKRWETAFDHQKARSTGVITPKAGFDPEFDQALCGIKTCERGLEDYLDRQKKRLGCKSMTYWGTGRNRYQMEVPDSVSERNIPEEYEVKSTKKGWKRYVTKESERLFAELQGFEEKRDGALKDCMRRLFYNFDQNYKDWKTGVECMAVLDVLLALSRYSQGGDGPMTRPDVLLPEGGDQSVPFVDLTGSRHPCVTKTFFGDDFIPNDVFIGCPGGSGDEGERGSASCVLVTGPNMGGKSTLMRQCGLVIILAQLGCYVPAESLRFTPVDRVFTRLGASDRIMAGESTFFVELSETASILQHATRHSLVLLDELGRGTATYDGTAIASAVVKELAEKICCRTLFSTHYHSLVEDYANNPAVRLGHMACMVENECEDPSQETITFLYKFIGGACPKSYGFNAARLASLPESVIQSGHRKAKEFERSTISLRLFKKLLQFAEDPALDSTHFASLVQTIKTL encoded by the exons ATGTCGAAGCAGCGCTCTCTTTTCAGTTTTTTCGCCAAGTCTCCGCCACCGGTCGCCAAGCCGAAGCCGTCACCGTCACCTGTGGAGGCAGACCCGGTGGGGAAGTCCAGCTCCTCTCCGCAGGAAGAAGCTAAGCAAACGCCTCACCACATCGCCAAGAAGCCTAAAGCGAAAAGCGGCGCTAAAAGTCTCAAAGCAGGTTATAAGAAGCTATTCGGTGACAAGGCCCCGACAGCTACAGACAA aAATGATTCATCCACTTCATGCTCGTTCAGTGCTGGTGCGCTGGTGTGGGCCAAGCTGGAGGGGCATCCGTGGTGGCCATGCATGGTGGTTCCTCAGCCCCTGAGCGGCCAGCAGATGAGAGGCCGTGGCTCATCCCAGCGCATCCACGTTCACTTTTTCGATGAGCCACCGACGAGGGGCTGGGTCAGCACCAAATTCGTCCGAGATTACCAAG GCTCCGACAGCAGTGACGCTAAAGCTGGAGGGGTGTTTTTCAGTGCCAAGCCTGTGATCCGCCGTGCGATGGAGCTTGCTGATGCTGTCTTATTTGAGAGTACTGAAAGCAGGTTAAAGATGCCTCTGTCCACGGAGCCgtctgatgatgaagatgagtatGAGGAAGACATGGAG CTGGACAAGTCCACAttcactgatgatgatgatgaagaggtcAGTGATGTCGACCAGGAGAAAACTGAGGAGGTGAAGGCGTCCAAGGGCAACCAACGCACCACCCGAGCAAATGGTAACAAAGCCAAGCGCCGACGGATAATTGTAGCGTCTGACAGTGACGGTTCAGACGACGAGTTCAAACCGGATCAGGCAGCGAGCAGCAGCGAGGatgaaggggaggaggagactgttgtgagcgaggaggaagaggagggaacaCCGGAGTCTGAAGCTGACAGCCCGGTCAAGCCACTCAAGCGCAAGCGCCCTGCTCCCAAGTCTTCCCAAGCCAAGGAGAAGAAGCCCAGCGCCCCAGCTTTGACACCCTCTGTGACTCCCAAACGAACAACAGCCTCCCTTGCTTCTGACACAAAGTCTCGTTTGTCCACCTTCTCCGCCCCTGACCACTTTGAAAGCCAAGCAAACAGTCCCGGGTCAGGCGGCGGTGCCACCGTCTGGGATCATGAGAAGCTGGATTGGCTGCAGGAGAGTCGGAGGAAAGACGGCCAACGGCGGCGGATGTCCGAAGACAACTACGATCCGACGACTCTCTACGTGCCGGATGACTTCATGAACCGCAACACACCCGGCATGCGGCGCTGGTGGCAGCTCAAGTCAGAAATGTTTGACACCGTCATCTTCTACAAGGTGGGTAAATTCTACGAGCTCTACCACATGGATGCTGTCATCGGAGTGAATGAACTTGGACTCACGTTCATGAAAGGCACCTGGGCTCACTCCGGCTTCCCTGAGATCGGGTTCGCCCGCTTCTCAGACGTGCTGGTGCAGAAGGGCTATAAGGTGGCCCGGGTCGAGCAGACAGAGACCCCTGAGATGATGGAAGCCCGCTGCAAGACTATGTTTAAGCCCACCAAGTTCGACCGCGTGGTGAGAAGAGAGGTGTGTCGGATCATAACAAGAGGCACTCAGACCTACAGTATCCTAGATGGAGCCCCGTCGGAGAACCAGAGCAAGTTCCTTCTGAGTTTGAAGGAAAAGGCCGAAGATGACGGTTCAGGAAGCTGCCGTGTTTATGGGGTTTGCTTCATCGATACCTCTGTCGGGTGCTTCCATGTGGGTCAGTTCCCTGATGACCGCCACTGCTCTCGTCTGCGCACCCTGGTGGCTCACTTTGCGCCTGCAGAGGTGCTCTTTGAGAAGGGGAATCCCTCTGTAGAAACCCGCAAGATCCTCAAGGCCTCACTGTCGTCTGCACGCCATGAAGGTCTCAGCCCAGGGTCACAGTTCTGGGATGCTCAGAAGACTCTGAAAACCCTCGCCGAGGAGGACTACTTCAGAGAGGCCGCGGACAAAGACCAGAAGAATGGAGGCAGTTTTCTTCCTGACCTTCTGAAGAGGATGACGTCTGAGAGTGACTCGCTGTGCCTGACTCCCAAGGACGGATATGAGTTGGCACTGTCAGCCTTTGGTGGATGCATTTTCTACCTGAAGAAGTGTTTGGTAGACCAGGAGCTGCTGTCCATGGCTAATTTTGAGGAGTACGTCCCCGTCGATGTGGAGATGGAGAAGGCTTCCGGACCCGTGAGCTTCTTCTCCAGGACCCGTCAGCGAATGGTCTTGGATGGTGTGACTCTGGCAAACCTGGAAATATTCCAGAATGGCTGCGGAGGAACTGAGGGAACGCTGCTTGAGCAGCTAGACACCTGCACGACCCCATTCGGGAAGAGACTTCTCAAGCAGTGGCTCTGCGCTCCCCTGTGCAACCCCACATCCATCAAGGACAGGTTGGACGCTGTGGAAGACCTGATGGGTGCCGCAGCCCAGGCTTCCGAGGTCACAGACCTGCTGAAGAAGCTTCCAGATCTGGAGCGCCTCCTCAGCAAAATACACAGCATTGGAACCCCTCTGAAGGGGGAAGACCACCCAGACACTCGAGCGGTTCTGTATGAGGAGGTCACCTACAGCAAGCGCAAGATCGCCGACTTCCTCGCCGCTTTGGAGGGTTTTCAAACAATGCAGGAGATCATTGGCGTCCTTGGTCCTCTGTCAGGGGGATTTCGGTCCACTTTACTCCGCCAGGTGGTCAATCTGAGCGGTGTGGAAAACGGCCTCTTCCCGGACCTGGCCGCGGAGCTCAAGCGTTGGGAGACGGCGTTTGATCACCAGAAAGCTCGCAGCACCGGCGTCATCACCCCAAAGGCTGGCTTCGATCCCGAGTTCGACCAGGCTCTCTGTGGGATCAAGACCTGCGAGCGAGGTCTTGAGGATTACCTggacagacagaagaagaggcTCGGCTGTAAGAGCATGACCTACTGGGGAACCGGGCGCAATCGCTACCAGATGGAGGTTCCCGACAGCGTTTCTGAGAGGAACATCCCCGAGGAGTACGAGGTGAAGTCGACCAAGAAAGGCTGGAAGCGTTACGTGACCAAGGAGAGCGAGCGGCTGTTTGCAGAGCTGCAGGGCTTCGAGGAGAAGAGAGACGGCGCCCTGAAAGACTGCATGCGCCGCCTCTTCTACAACTTTGACCAGAACTACAAAGACTGGAAGACCGGGGTGGAGTGCATGGCGGTACTGG ATGTGCTGCTGGCCTTATCACGCTACAGTCAGGGAGGAGACGGACCCATGACAAGGCCAGACGTGCTGCTGCCCGAGGGCGGAGACCAGTCTGTGCCCTTTGTTGACCTCACTGGGTCCCGTCATCCATGTGTGACAAAGACCTTTTTCGGGGACGACTTCATCCCCAATGATGTCTTCATCGGTTGTCCTGGCGGCAGCGGCGACGAGGGGGAGAGAGGCAGTGCCTCCTGTGTCCTGGTCACTGGGCCCAATATGGGAGGAAAGTCCACCCTCATGAGACAA TGCGGACTTGTGATCATCCTCGCTCAGCTGGGTTGCTATGTTCCGGCGGAGAGTCTTCGCTTCACCCCAGTGGACCGGGTTTTCACTCGCCTGGGAGCATCCGACCGCATCATGGCAG gAGAAAGCACCTTCTTCGTGGAGCTCAGTGAGACGGCCAGCATACTGCAGCACGCCACTCGACACTCCCTGGTGCTGCTGGATGAATTGG GAAGAGGAACCGCCACATACGATGGCACAGCGATCGCCAGCGCCGTGGTGAAAGAGCTGGCTGAGAAGATCTGCTGCCGCACGCTCTTTTCCACACACTATCACTCCCTGGTGGAGGACTACGCCAACAACCCTGCTGTGAGGCTGGGACACATG GCATGCATGGTGGAGAACGAGTGTGAGGACCCCAGTCAGGAAACTATCACGTTCCTCTACAAGTTTATCGGCGGCGCCTGTCCGAAAAGCTACGGCTTCAACGCCGCGCGTCTCGCCAGCCTGCCAGAGTCGGTCatccagtctggacacagaaAGGCCAAGGAGTTCGAGAGGAGCACCATCAGCCTGAGACTCTTCAA GAAACTCCTCCAGTTCGCCGAAGACCCCGCCCTGGACAGCACACACTTCGCCTCTCTAGTTCAGACGATCAAGACCTTGTAG